The window ACATATACCCATTGAGTAATCTTTCCATTTGAGGCGAAAGGTTTATGCTAAGCTATACATACCATCTTCCTGAATTTCTGAGATGGATACCTGACGGAAGGTGCAATCGACAGCTATAAAaacattttgtgtgtatgtaaagTTAATGAACCTACAAAAGCATCAAACTCCTGTCCACGGCCTCTTTAGCACCATACTCCAACCAAGTTAACTGGTTCAAACTGCTACATAAGACAGTGATAACTACAGGAATAAGCACAAAGAAAGGTTATATTTTATCATGTTAAAAGTTTCACAGAGATAACAGGTTTACAATTCAAATTCCCATGTCCTGAAAACTGGCCTCTTAAATAACTCACCTCTCAAATCACAGACGTGCAATAATCTGAAATTATTATAATCTAAAGACTTAAGGAAATAACCAATTATTACAATTCATGTTCACTGTGAGGAATATCTAGCTATATAAAATATAGCTACACAAAACCAGAACTCAGTGAAACATAACTTTTAAGAGCAAGAAATCTGCTTGAGATTCGTATCAGTAGTCATTAAACGAATAAATGCTAAAGGTTTACATTCAAGTGCTTGAAGGACTACTGCAGAGAAATTCAATTACTAAAAACCTTTGCTCAGATGCCTGTCAGGCATATTAAGGATGGGATGATGTGTGAACCACCAGCAGTGGTATTAAACCCCAATCATTTTCAAGACAAGTAAGATTTAGAGCTGTTAAGACATTCCAGAATTTGGTTCACTGACACTAaaagtggtattttaaaaaaagacctcATACAGTCTGCTAGCATATCATACTAACCATTAGAGGAGGTAGTGACACAAAGTGTTGGAATTTAAAATACAAGATCAGCATTAACTGTAAACCATTCTAAATCACTGTATGTAACTCTTTAAAACATATGTAGTGAAAAAGAATTAGAATTCAtataaaatcagaatttaaaaaagcaaaaaatagaaatatttagtgAATTTACTCAAATGAAGGAAGTTTAAATGATACAGgaatgaaaaatattagaaatctatgtacaataaaaagtaaatataaattagcCAAGTCCATGGACATTTCCAGTTAAACATTCATACAAAAACATATTCACCTTTTTCCTTAGATAGGGATAACACATTCATACATGACATGATGATTCTGGCAAAAAATATCAGAGATACTAAAACTattctcaagttttaaaaatggtgCAGAGAGTGTTTCAAGAACACTCTACAAGAATGTAAACCCCTGATTTAATTCCATGATTTTATCATGCCAGAAGCATGgttggttttagttttttaaaacagatattgGTATCATAACACATTGGCTTATTAATAATTAAGGCATTTTACATACACAGTATCTCAGTGtgaacaaaaaatgtttaatattgatttttttcatgttttaaacttTCAGTCTTTTCAACATAAGAAAATAGCTGCACacatttaagtgttttttttttttaataaaacacaatCTTAAAAAAGTTAATGATGATTGGTCTTGGTGGTTCCTAGTGGTAAGTCCTGTCTTATTTTTTCACatagtataaattatatttttatgcagGATTGCATTAAAATCCAGTAGTTCTTAATGTTACCAAATAACCATATAACTCCCAAATGCAGCAAAGGTGAACAATCTTCATAGTGCACTTTCACCTCAATGAAATTGAAGCTGCTCCTTTTGGATATTTTTCCACTTCAATGTGAAGCAGATTGCTGGGATTTCATTAGTGGTTTCATTACgtggctttttaaaagaaaaaatagttttgatttCTTCCACAGTTCACAGTTCTCAGacgagactttttttttttgtaaattatacaGTTCAGGGATGTTTTGAAAAACCAAATGCTCTTTAGTAGATGAAATCTCTCAATGTAACTGTAATAAATAAGCATCTACATCCttagaagataaaacaaaaacatttcattaGACAGTACAGTAAATACAAACATAAacaatccatttttttttgttgttgcttaatTTGCCTTAGTTTCCTTTTGTGACCTTTTGAGGGTAAAAGACGTGCCTTGTTCAGTGCTTTTATCTGCATTTgttcagcacagggcctggcacatagtatgtgctcaatatatatttgctaAGTGCTAAATGAATGTGTTGGTTCCTATGCTCAAACAACTCTGCTTTCATAGCTAACATTCACAGAAATTCTATCAGTGCTGTTTACTATCAGTGCTATATTCACTTGAGCCCAGCTTGACAATAGcctctttcaatttctttctcttttttttgagacagagtcttgctctgtcaccaggctgaagtgcagtggcgtgatcttggctctctgcaacctccacctccagggttcaagtgattctccagcctcagcctcccaagtagctgggactacaggtgtgcaccaccacgcccggctaattttttgtgttttagtagagatggggtttcaccatgttggccgggatggtctcgatctcctgagctcgtgatctgcccaccttggcctcccaaagtactgggattacaggcatgagccaccttgcccggccctcTTCTTTCAATTTCTAtactcaaaaaattacaaattaattgatggtttaattttgtaagaaagtCTCATCATAAGGAACTTCGCATTGAACTTTTAATCACTCAATATTGTCCCCAATAATAAATGGTACCTTAAAGTCATATTCACAATAAAGCTTTTCCCTTTGTAAAAAACTGattgtggccgggtgtggtggctcccgcctgtaatcccattactttgggagggggaggtgggtgggtcacttgaggtcaggagttcgaaaccagcctggccaacgtggtgaaatcccgtctccactaaaaatacaaaaattagccaggcatgtgtgtaatcccagctactcgggaggctgaggcaggagaatcacttgaacccaggaggcagaggttgcagtgagctgagcttgtgccactgcactccagcctggacgacagagcgagattcagtctcaaaacaaaaacaacaaaaaaaattctgattgaAAGCAAATTTCAGTCATAAGGAACAATCATTTTTTAGTTCTTCTATACAGAATGCAACAACCCTTTAGAGCAAGGTAATACGTCATGTATGCTCTAAAaacctaaaacaacaacaaaaactttctAGGAGATTGATATGTTCATAAGATTTTCATCATTAAGAATtctataggccaggcgcagtggctcacgcctgtaatcccagcactttgggaggccaaggcaggtggatcatgaggtcaagagatcaagaccatcctggctaacatggtgaaaccctgtctctactaaaaatacaaaaaaaaaaaaaaaaaaaaaaaaattgccaggcatggtggtgggcgcctgtagtcccagctaatcgggaggctgaggcaggagaatggcgtgaacctgggaggtggagcttgtagtgagccgagattgcgccaccacactccagcctgggcgacagagcgagattccatctcaaaaaaaaaaaaaaaaaaaaaagaattctatagAGTAAAATCCCACACAGTGGTAACAAACTTGGTTGATAtatcattttgcttcttttttttgaaggtatctgagaaatttttttttttgggagagggGCCATGGTCTTCCATAGCAATGGCCAGAGCTCCTCTGTGGCTGTCACTTTGACAGGAGATAAGCTTCTGGTTGGTCACTGTTGGTATCACTCCCATTTGCTTTTCTTCCCTCAGCTACATTAATTCCCTGAAAGCTTCTGTCTCCTGTAAGAGCTGAACTTATCTTGGAGTAGAAGCCAGATTATCCCTCAAGGCTACCTAGGTTTGCCCAAGCCTCTGTTTCCCTTagcattgtatttttttccccctgaattcTAAGAAGTTGTTTTGTCTCCGAGAAAAATGTTATAACTAAGTCCATGACATAAATCctcttatttagaaatatatatatatatatatttttaaaaccaaagaatGCTTTTTATATTCCTGGCTAATGCCCATTTATGATAGCAGTATGCCCGGTAATAAAGTAAAAGTATTTCTTAATGacaattttttcttcaattaatttttaactactaatgttttttctttcttttttttttttgagacggagtttcactctgttgcccaaactggagtgcaatggcacgatctcagctcaccacaacctccgcctcccaggttcaagtgattctcctgcctcagcctcccgagtagctgggattacaggcacgtgccatcacacccaggtaattttttgtatttttagtagaaacggggtttcaccaaccaggctggtctcgaactcctgacctcaggtgatctgcttgccttggcctccctaagtgctaggattacaggcgtaagccactgtgcccggcctaactACCAATGTTTTCTGgagtttaaatattaaaattcaaactagcaatttttactttttcctttacgAGACAAATCAATAAAGACCAAAGTCAAATTCACTGTGATTTAAATAGTTTACCTTCTCAAAAAGCATAACATTAGCAAAAGTAAAACTTAATCTCCAAAACCATTTAATTATGTTTCTTATCCCTTGTTTCCTGAGTTCCTCGTCTTGTTTTCTGATGCTGTCCTTATTGGATTctcaaaattttttcaaatacttttctcTGATTAAAACCCTCTGTAAATATCCTCTAGCATAGCATTTCAGGGGCTGTACATGAAACATGTTCAATGGCCAATTCCTGTGCTTGCTGCCAAGGTCACAGTTACACGCAGAGGACCTGaagcatttgaaaatatgaaattgaCTTTAGACATTAGAACAGTACCATATTATTTTGCCTAGAGActtgaaaattaatttataaatgtaaaatattatttctaatttttaatgtttaatttataagcTTAAATATAGATTACCTTAGCTATATTACCAGTATATCCTGGAACCAAAGTAAGATGGTTTTCCTGTTCCCATAATCCACttaattgttgttttaaaatttgaatatttctaaaagaaaaaaaaggaagaaaaatgagaaagcaaataCATTAAGATACAAACTTTCATCATAAATATGCATAataaaaactgttctaaaatttttcaggtatttttcaggagaaaatgatgctatttgaaataaaacatttgggaACGtggagagaaattaaaaaaaaatcaaataacttttAGAATAATACATGTCAGTCATGAAAATTAAAGGTTTATCCACATAATACCGCCAAATGCCTCCTATTTAATTAATTCTTGGAAACAACAAAGGATGTTTTTTCAattccaaaattaataaaatttcttacttgatttcaattaaaaaaaaaaagaaaattaaaggttaTTTAGTTGTCAAAGCAGGTAAGAAAATGACCAGGCGTTTGGAACATTTGGACATTCCTTGGTGTGAAGTAGAAAATTTTGAGAGCCTACAAAATaaattgtggctttttttttttttttttttgagacaagggctggctctattgcccaggctggagtgcagtggtgccatctcggcttactgcaacctccacctcctgggctcaagcgatcctcctgcctcagcctgagtagctgggactacaggcgcacaccaccatgcctggctaatttttgtattttttgtagagacgggatgtcatcatgttgcccaggctgtctcaaacttgtgagctcaagtgatttgcccttcttggcctcccaaagtgctgggattacagacaggcatcagccaccgtgcctggcccaaaattatGGACTTTAAGGAAACTGTTGGGAGATATTTTTCTGTGGTTTCATGATAATCTGGCTATACTCTGGTAGAATACCCACGAATTTTCACATCAAGGCAGTAATAATACAGTTTTTAGAACTGTAAACATCAACACCGGACTCTCAGGTTAATGTCTAGGTAAAGGACCCCGCAGGGTGCCTCCATTCCTTATTACACTGTGGGCATCTCTTTTTCCTCCCTTACTCATAATGAATATGAGAATTAAACCACtattgtgtttttcttctaaaatgaagGGTAGGGTTGTGCCAGAAGAAGAGATACAGGAGGTTAGTAGGCTCTGGAATTCAATTTCCAGGTGTGGTTTTCACAAATGAACAGTCTCTTAAGTTAGTATCTCtctgaatataaaaagaataaataccatACACTGATGATAATGGGATAAAATTATTACCTAGTTTAATCAAGCTGCTTTCCTGAAGaaaatttcagcatgagtttaTCTTTAAAGGTATACTCACCCAtcatttataatttctgttttggaTGATAGTTCTGACCACCACCTTTTAATGACTGCTTGAAGCCAGTTTAAACCAACTATAACATATCTGAAATGACATTTTGTTACAAAATTCAAGTGTTTTCATCTAAGAACCCTTCTTATAAAAGATGATACTTTCCCtcccaaaaaacacacacacacattggtcccttcccttttaaaaaattgttacctTCATGATCTATTACACAAAAGTATATTTCATGTAATTTGTTTAGAGATGCTTTTATAATTGTCCTTTAGTCATTTCATATTCTTTTCCTAATTGTACTATTAGCTTCTTGAAAACAGAAACCTTGCATGTCTCATGGAGCCCAatctactatgtactcacaaagcACAAAATCAAggatgctgaaaaagaaaaatgaatcaagaTTCAGATTAGCACTTACTCTTCAAATTTGCTTTTAAGTAGTGACTTTACTAGAGGCAACAAGTCAACACAGCAGCCAAGTGAgatatattgtttttcttcctgtaaactaaaataaataccaaGTTATAAAAATATGGATGGGCCATAATTTGACCtcctttaatcttattttttttctgaaaaatattgtttttaccAATTGGTGAGCACAGGAAGGCAATCTACCACAACGCCAAGATCTTCTATCCTGAGAGTATAAAAAGAATAGCATTGCCTTAGAGAGCTGATTTCCTTATTTACTTTCATATTATGATTATTCACACCGCTTTTgagaaattcattcatttaacaatgtCAGTATCTACAATGAGTCATGTCTGtggatacagcaatgaacaaagaCACAGGGCTTGTATTCCAGTGTGTGAGCAactgtgggggttggggggtgggacagagacaggcaataaacaaataacaagacATAAGACATATAGAGCAGGTTGAtataagtgctatggagaaaaataaaacaggaaagcgAGATAGGGAGTGGAGaaataggtattttaaaataagttggtCAAAGAAGGCTTCCCTAAGGTAACATCTGAGAGACTTGAATACAATGAGGAAAGTAATGCTTCAAATTCCCACTCAAAAGggatgtttactttttatttttagtaattttttttttaagaaacgggTCTCattcggttgcccaggctggaatgtagttgcataatcacagcttactgcaacctccaactcctgggttcaaagtgatcttcccaagtatctgggaccacaagcacgtaccactgtgcctggcttattatttttattttttgtagagatggagtcttgctatgttgctcagtctctcactcctgggctcaagggactctctcacctcaaccttcccaaatgctgggattataggcaagaactgccacacctggcctcaaaaggGATTTTTAGAAGGTTAGTTTTCCCATATCGTTATCTCTTAGTTTTATAGGTAAGAATGACAGTCAGGAAAGGTAACAGCTTTGTTCAATCTGATAAAacattgttttctgtattttggtTACTCTTAGATGGGTGAGGAATGTAATTTAAGCCATACTGTCTCTACTGAAGCTACATATAGGCAGTTTAGAATAATGAAGAAGgttcacctgagctcaggagttcgagaccagcccgggaaaCATAAGACCTCATGtcttccaaaaaatttttttaaaaaatagccaggtgtggtgatgtgcacctgtactctcagctactcaggaggctgaggtgggagggctgcttgaactcagcaggttgaggctgcagtgagccatgattgtgccactgtactccaacttggatgacaaagcaagaacttgtctcagaaaaaaagtgatTGAACAAAGAGGATAAAAGGTCACACTTACCTCAACAAATAAGCTACAAGTTCACTTATACTTCTCTTTCTCCAGAAAGTTAAAGCTACATTCAATCTCATATTCCTGCTGAACAAAACTTGGGCCATTGTTTCATGGTCCTGAGAAACCTGAAAGGCAATAATCTGATTTGTTAAAAAGCACACTGAAACAGGgtatgaaactatttttttattaaatcGTTCTGGTAGACATAGTTAAAAATCATGCAAAAGTAACTCCTTTTACTAGCCCACAAAAAGGAATACTGCAGTTGACCACAGTAAACAAATGATCTGAACAAATTTAAGACCCATTTATACTTTTCACTAGctaccatttttcttttaaaacccaataatttataaaattatttttagctgaCCTATAAACTAGGACTTAATTTATAACatggataaaagaaaaatgtaaacatgtaGGCTAGTCATTACCAACTGaatggcaggagaatcacaaaAACTCAGTTTTTGACAAGTGTTGTAGTATCAtttaaatttatctatttattgttAAGTAATGAAGTGTCATTTTCCTGTTCTAATGTGTTTAACACAGAACTATgtaagataaaaagtaaaaactctCTGCCTGCCCACAAAAACATCCAATATCACTCCGCAGAAATAATCACAGTTAACAGACTGATATGTATCTTTCCAGACCATTTTCTAGACAAAGACAAATTAAGTACACATATAAACACTCTGAAAAATTAATTACCTATATTGTTCAAAACCTTGCTTTTTTACCTATATGAACATTTTTCAATGTCAAAACACAgatcaagcttttttttttttggagacagggtcttgctctgttgcctaggctggagtgcagtggtgcaatctcagctcactgcaacctccgcctcccaagctcaagtaattctcctgcctcaccctccccgagtagctgggattacaggcacccaacacaacacccaactaattttcctatttttagtagagatggggttttgccatgttggccaagctggtctccaactcctgacctcacatgatccgcctgccttggcctcccaagtgctgggattacaggcatgagccgccacaccaaGCCCAACTTTACTTTTAAAGAACAACAGCATAGCCTGGCATAGTGctgtgtgcctacagtcccagctacttgggaacctgaggtgggagaaccacttgagctcaggagtttgagtccagcctgggaaagacagtgagacagtgagacctcatctcttaaaaacaacaacaaaaaacaatagcATATTCTCTAGTCTTtacataccataatttatttagattCTGGTTTTTACCTATCAAAACTGATGAGTGGACATCctgatatatgtaaatatgtgcaCTTGTACAGACacttttgttaaaattaattttacaattgGAACAGCTAGGTCAAtggttatatgtattttaacttGGCTAAGATGTTATGGTATCACTTTCAGATTTAGGTTTTTAGAGCAGGTACTGGTCAATCAAGAAAACAGGTATGAAACAAGAATAATCATTAAACCTATTAGTTAAATGTAAGGTTTAGTGAAAAGTAGTGAAAATGAGAATGTAAAGTAAAAAGAGGTTCTTGAGAAAGATGTCTCACTGGGgtagtttttaaaatgcacaactgaaactttttaaaaagaacttttattctggccaggcacagtggctcacacctgtaatcccagcactttgggctggggctgaggcaggttgatcgCTTCagctcagtagttcgagaccaacctggggagcatggcaaaaccctgtcgctataggaaatacaaaaatcagctgggtgtggtggcacatgcctgtagtcccagttactctggagactgaggtgggaggattgcttgaacctgggaggtgaaggttgcagtgagccaagattgcaccactgcaccccagcctgggtgatagagcga is drawn from Homo sapiens chromosome 15, GRCh38.p14 Primary Assembly and contains these coding sequences:
- the KATNBL1 gene encoding KATNB1-like protein 1 isoform X1, with the translated sequence MASETHNVKKRNFCNKIEDHFIDLPRKKISNFTNKNMKEVKKSPKQLAAYINRTVGQTVKSPDKLRKVIYRRKKVHHPFPNPCYRKKQSPGSGGCDMANKENELACAGHLPEKLHHDSRTYLVNSSDSGSSQTESPSSKYSGFFSEVSQDHETMAQVLFSRNMRLNVALTFWRKRSISELVAYLLRIEDLGVVVDCLPVLTNCLQEEKQYISLGCCVDLLPLVKSLLKSKFEEYVIVGLNWLQAVIKRWWSELSSKTEIINDGNIQILKQQLSGLWEQENHLTLVPGYTGNIAKDVDAYLLQLH
- the KATNBL1 gene encoding KATNB1-like protein 1 isoform X2, giving the protein MASETHNVKKRNFCNKIEDHFIDLPRKKISNFTNKNMKEVKKSPKQLAAYINRTVGQTVKSPDKLRKVIYRRKKVHHPFPNPCYRKKQSPGSGGCDMANKENELACAGHLPEKLHHDSRTYLVNSSDSGSSQTESPSSKYSGFFSEVSQDHETMAQVLFSRNMRLNVALTFWRKRSISELVAYLLRIEDLGVVVDCLPVLTNCLQEEKQYISLGCCVDLLPLVKSLLKSKFEEYVIVGLNWLQAVIKRWWSELSSKTEIINDGNIQILKQQLSGLWEQENHLTLVPGYTGNIAKVLCV